atatttgaaaagataaaatttaatttaatttaataatgatCAGTGAATATAAATTGCTCTGTTTGTACGATACTtcatacaataaaaataaattactactaatatgtatttttttttgtaaacaaCATTGTAATTATGCCcctatgatttttttacatctCTTATTATGTCTTATTTCAGCAACAAAACACGAAGAAGACAACGACAGTCAAATGATACAGAGCATTTATGGTCATTCTAATTTAGTTACTATCGATCCTTCAGAAATGCATTCCGACGAACAttatcaagaaaaaaaagctGGAcatttaaagtttttaaataaaaaaaacctaAAAGAAGAGGTGGAAATTTGTTCaaaggaaaaaaataactcATCAGTGTTTACTGCCGACAATTCTTTTAAAGAGGTAAAAATTCCTTTTTCTTGTactgataaaaataatattataaagaCTTCTATGTTCGAACCGATTTACAAGCCAACAACAATACCAAAAGATACAAACGAAAAGAAAAGTCTGTATTTACTAAGTTTTTACGAAgataataagaaaatgattatttttttagtccTTTTATTAGTATTTCTATTTATTACAGTATTAGGATTTGTTGTGGtcttaattaaatatctcTAATTTTATTGGCAAAAAACCactacaatattttttagtttaaaCAAGCTATATCTTACGTTTTTACCAATGTATAAATAGCCTGtgcataattttattttatgtaacGATTATAATCATTTTCTATACTTCATGTTTTTCTTacatgataaaaaaatttttaaaaaagagtCATTGGTTACTGAATCATTAGTTCCTAATTTGAAAGAAAATTTCTAGGCTTATTGTTAATCAAAAACGTCATTTAATTATctgtatatataattatggTGTGAATAGgattttcatatttctgGACgtgtataaatttattcaatacattgttttttaagtttaCTAATACTTTGGGTATTATGGTTATTCGGTTGATTTCTTATTCATATGCTTTTTATTCATCTTACAGAGAAATTTTGATAGATTTTAGATAGTATgcatttaataaagaaaactaattttaaagattttaattttttaaccttataagctttttttttattttaggtTTGTATTGTTTTACATTTGTGTTTATATGAACAATGGTAGGTGTATACTTCTAACGTTTGCATTCAATGTTTATAGTTCTTTCTTTGAATTTTCTTATTGccatatataattttaggTGCTTCTTTGGTATTCGAtcgatgttttttttaaaaaacccttcaaaaatgaaaaattctTCATTGGAATTCCTGGTCGAATATCAAAGAAAAGCACTAAAGTAAAATCAAGCCAATACAGAGGCCCTTTACGGTCTTGATGATTGATTAGATGCATCAATCGAGTTAGATATGTtgaatgaaaaaaaaaatcagtCTAAATGCAGGAAGTTATAACGTTAACATTTTAATGAGAGAGGTATTAAAAGAGCAGCATACAGATTAACAAACTATAGTGAGTGCAAAAGTGACAGATAATAAAGCAAGATTTCTTTGAATAACTTGCGaatttatacttttaattttatatagaagtagctattttaatttaaagcATAATTCGCAGttatattatgaaaatttcTGATGCAAAAAAACGACTtagagaaattttaattaaaagaaaatctaaTGTCATATTATTAGTGTACCAGGTAAAATTGTACA
The DNA window shown above is from Vairimorpha necatrix chromosome 7, complete sequence and carries:
- a CDS encoding putative SP-containing membrane protein, which gives rise to MIFLHLLLCLISATKHEEDNDSQMIQSIYGHSNLVTIDPSEMHSDEHYQEKKAGHLKFLNKKNLKEEVEICSKEKNNSSVFTADNSFKEVKIPFSCTDKNNIIKTSMFEPIYKPTTIPKDTNEKKSLYLLSFYEDNKKMIIFLVLLLVFLFITVLGFVVVLIKYL